The nucleotide window ataattttcttcattATCAACAAATTTAAGTGgtaataaactaataattaacCTTTTAAGTTATttcctttgtttcaatttatggaGTATAATTCGTTTTTCAAGAATTAAACTTTTTGATTTTGATCGTGTATTCAGACACAAAATttctttgaaataaaatttacatatttaaaaactgCATAAAAATTACAAGACATATAAATTGTGATCAAAGAAAAAGtgatttgaatctcaaaatcctAAAGATGCCAGAAACGGGGTAGACTACCCCACTATCTACTTTAACACCTCCATCAAACACACACAACTCCCTCTCAAACATAATTGTAAGCATCCAAAACCCTCtatataaacccctcacatccTCTTCCTTTCAAACCATCtacaaacataaacaaaaaCATTCTCATTCACCTTTCCTCTACAAAAAACATCTTCAAATTACTTAAACATCATGTCTGGAGTTTGGGTATTCAAGAATGGTGTTGTCCGTCTAGTGGAGAACTCCGATTGCCACGGGGCAAACGGACTCCGAAAAGTTCTTGTACATCTTCCTAGTGATGAAGTGATCACATCATATGCAGTACTTGAAAGGAAATTGTACTCTCTTGGATGGGAGAGGTATTATGATGAACCTGAACTTCTTCAATACCACAAAAGATCAACTGTTCATCTTATTTCTCTACCAAAAGATTTCAACAGGTTCAAATCCATGCACATGTTTGATATCGTCGTCAAGAATCGCAATGAATTCGAGGTTAGAGATATGTAAGGAAAAAAATGGAAGGAGTTGATCATTTGAATGTGTGTTTTGGTCCAGTGTGTTGTAATTaagtttttatctttaatttgtgATTTGTTTCAAAATGTTGTAATTTGGAAAGTTGTAAGGGAAAATGTTGTATATTAAATGTTGATTTGAAGTCATAACTTTTTCATTAAAAGCGCTTGCCATATCACAAATGACAatgttttatgattttatatataagaGATATATAGTTTAGTACTcctgaaatatatttttttccttcaatttgGCGCTTACAATATTGTTCCATATCATTAAGTcaagaattaaattaaaatgtaataaattTAGTATTGGTTATTAcctttaataaataattataaacattttATGACATGTTGAACTAAAATAAAGCTACTTTTTCTTTGCCTTGTtataagaagaaacaaaatGACGAAGATATTTATTTGTTCTTCCTCTTCGACTTTAATGACTTCGAAAATGCACGCATCCCAAGACAATCTCATttgtttttactctttttaagaaaataattcctTATATCTCCTTTTAGTACATCaacttattatattattatacttctatctctaattacttgtttatttttcatttttttagttgtctctaattatttttttggttgttcctaattatttgtctattttgataaataaaaaaaggacaaattttttatatctattttacctcaattaattactttgaaaaatattgaacttCTTTGATactcttaagtttttaattcatccatttcgtaattaataggggtaaaatagtaaactcactatgttaatcattattttcttaatagatgtttcaatttaaaagtggacaagtaattagggacaagtGGAGTATTTACTAGTAAGAGAAATCGTGCAATGTACGAGCttaatatttatcatattttttcaaaagtaatttaattattttaatctaaaatacgttatatatatttgtatgataGTAAATCATCTCATCAAATGTaagataatattattaatattgataaattttaaatcgtgttaattatgatttaattattttgttctatgataaattatatacatgtaGTTGCAAAATTAtctcattcttttttttctcaaaactctaATGTGAATGGGCTCATTAGGATATTCTTAactaaagtattttttttttatcaactgtGTTTTTTTACTCTAAGAAGTtgcaaaatttacaaaaatatcagTAACATTCAAAGTAATAAAGCTATAActaaaatatatgaatttaaaattataaacacAACTAAAATGAATCgcataattttaaaaactatacactcattaaattaaaatagaaaaaaatattttttttaaaatagaaagtTGAGACTGAAGCTGACAGATCGACTCAACTCTCGcttatataataagaaaaaaataagattattgT belongs to Solanum stenotomum isolate F172 chromosome 1, ASM1918654v1, whole genome shotgun sequence and includes:
- the LOC125853851 gene encoding flowering-promoting factor 1-like protein 3 produces the protein MSGVWVFKNGVVRLVENSDCHGANGLRKVLVHLPSDEVITSYAVLERKLYSLGWERYYDEPELLQYHKRSTVHLISLPKDFNRFKSMHMFDIVVKNRNEFEVRDM